Proteins from a single region of Clupea harengus chromosome 5, Ch_v2.0.2, whole genome shotgun sequence:
- the LOC105909849 gene encoding alpha-1,3-galactosyltransferase 2-like isoform X2, producing the protein MRNICSLPSRKTALALCILTLFVVYHIPYSIRFLEGLIPMDKCQLVGSEALKLDNAVDITLKLGSRSDVQTCTYWGAPIIWDGMFDPEAYDQTHKRTHTSVALTVFAVGRYLDAYLKDFLRSAEIYFMVGLPVTYYVFTDVPEKVPALNLAPGRELKVFAVERHSRWQDISMMRMKSIMEVIDTHIRHHNQYVFCMDVDQVFGGRFGAEALGDSVALLHAYYYHRFRYMLTYDQNPKSQAYMAESQGDFYYHAAVFGGSWQRVRQMTEACYRGIIKDKDNGVEALWHDESHLNKYLWQHKPSRVLSPEYCWDPSVGYRSDIHVTRLLWREKDYGKLRDKAN; encoded by the exons GAACATCTGCTCTTTGCCCTCTCGTAAAACTGCTCTGGCACTATGTATACTCACGCTTTTCGTTGTCTACCACATACCATACTCTATCAG attCCTAGAGGGCTTAATTCCTATGGATAAATGTCAGTTGGTTGGAAGTGAAGCACTCAAGCTGGACAATGCTGTGGACATAACTCTTAAGCTTGG GTCTAGATCCGACGTTCAGACCTGCACTTACTGGGGTGCACCCATCATTTGGGATGGGATGTTTGACCCAGAGGCTTATGATCAGACCCATAAAAGGACCCATACCTCAGTGGCGCTGACTGTATTTGCTGTGGGCAG ATACCTTGATGCCTACCTGAAAGACTTCCTGAGATCTGCAGAAATCTACTTTATGGTGGGTTTACCTGTGACCTACTACGTCTTTACAGACGTCCCAGAGAAGGTTCCGGCCCTAAACCTGGCACCGGGACGAGAGCTGAAAGTCTTCGCAGTGGAACGCCACTCCCGGTGGCAGGACATCTCAATGATGCGAATGAAATCCATCATGGAAGTCATCGACACCCACATTCGCCACCACAATCAGTACGTCTTCTGCATGGATGTGGACCAGGTCTTTGGGGGCCGGTTTGGTGCAGAGGCTTTGGGGGACTCCGTTGCCCTCCTCCACGCATACTACTACCATCGCTTCAGGTACATGTTGACGTACGACCAGAACCCCAAATCCCAGGCCTACATGGCAGAGTCACAGGGGGACTTCTACTACCACGCAGCTGTGTTTGGTGGCTCCTggcagagggtgagacagatgaCAGAGGCGTGCTACCGCGGCATCATAAAGGACAAGGATAATGGGGTGGAGGCTCTCTGGCACGACGAGAGCCACCTGAACAAATACCTGTGGCAGCACAAGCCCAGCAGGGTGCTGTCTCCCGAGTACTGCTGGGACCCCTCCGTCGGGTATCGCAGTGATATCCATGTTACACGACTCCTCTGGCGAGAAAAGGACTATGGCAAGCTTAGGGACAAAGCAAATTAA
- the LOC105909849 gene encoding alpha-1,3-galactosyltransferase 2-like isoform X1 → MVLSKNTQVRGNICSLPSRKTALALCILTLFVVYHIPYSIRFLEGLIPMDKCQLVGSEALKLDNAVDITLKLGSRSDVQTCTYWGAPIIWDGMFDPEAYDQTHKRTHTSVALTVFAVGRYLDAYLKDFLRSAEIYFMVGLPVTYYVFTDVPEKVPALNLAPGRELKVFAVERHSRWQDISMMRMKSIMEVIDTHIRHHNQYVFCMDVDQVFGGRFGAEALGDSVALLHAYYYHRFRYMLTYDQNPKSQAYMAESQGDFYYHAAVFGGSWQRVRQMTEACYRGIIKDKDNGVEALWHDESHLNKYLWQHKPSRVLSPEYCWDPSVGYRSDIHVTRLLWREKDYGKLRDKAN, encoded by the exons GAACATCTGCTCTTTGCCCTCTCGTAAAACTGCTCTGGCACTATGTATACTCACGCTTTTCGTTGTCTACCACATACCATACTCTATCAG attCCTAGAGGGCTTAATTCCTATGGATAAATGTCAGTTGGTTGGAAGTGAAGCACTCAAGCTGGACAATGCTGTGGACATAACTCTTAAGCTTGG GTCTAGATCCGACGTTCAGACCTGCACTTACTGGGGTGCACCCATCATTTGGGATGGGATGTTTGACCCAGAGGCTTATGATCAGACCCATAAAAGGACCCATACCTCAGTGGCGCTGACTGTATTTGCTGTGGGCAG ATACCTTGATGCCTACCTGAAAGACTTCCTGAGATCTGCAGAAATCTACTTTATGGTGGGTTTACCTGTGACCTACTACGTCTTTACAGACGTCCCAGAGAAGGTTCCGGCCCTAAACCTGGCACCGGGACGAGAGCTGAAAGTCTTCGCAGTGGAACGCCACTCCCGGTGGCAGGACATCTCAATGATGCGAATGAAATCCATCATGGAAGTCATCGACACCCACATTCGCCACCACAATCAGTACGTCTTCTGCATGGATGTGGACCAGGTCTTTGGGGGCCGGTTTGGTGCAGAGGCTTTGGGGGACTCCGTTGCCCTCCTCCACGCATACTACTACCATCGCTTCAGGTACATGTTGACGTACGACCAGAACCCCAAATCCCAGGCCTACATGGCAGAGTCACAGGGGGACTTCTACTACCACGCAGCTGTGTTTGGTGGCTCCTggcagagggtgagacagatgaCAGAGGCGTGCTACCGCGGCATCATAAAGGACAAGGATAATGGGGTGGAGGCTCTCTGGCACGACGAGAGCCACCTGAACAAATACCTGTGGCAGCACAAGCCCAGCAGGGTGCTGTCTCCCGAGTACTGCTGGGACCCCTCCGTCGGGTATCGCAGTGATATCCATGTTACACGACTCCTCTGGCGAGAAAAGGACTATGGCAAGCTTAGGGACAAAGCAAATTAA